From Flaviflexus ciconiae:
AAACTTGACTCCCCCGAGAGATTCATATACTCGGGGAGGTCCGGTACGATTAGGCAAGTTATCGTACCGGGGGACTTCTCCTTTACAGCTTTGAGCGACGCTAACATTGAGTAAGTGAATGAGTACGCTATCACAGCGGAACGCTGACCGCTGTCAGCCAGCCATTGGATTTGTGGTTTTCGTAGTCGGCGTGCCCTAGATATATGCTTTAACATCGGAAGGTTAAGGAAGCCTACCTGCTCCCCACTTCGACCAGGCGTATCTAAGCGAGCTGAAGGAATTATGACGCGCCGAAACCTGCTGGGGAAAGCACCTATAAAAAGTGACGAAAGAAGATGCAATCTGGTGCCGAGGTGCTCCGAAAATCCGCGTATCAAATTCCATTGCAGGACGTTCGCGGCGTTTTGTATGTTGCCCTTCGAGTTGGCTACCACCCATTCTTGCGAAGCGCCTTCGAACATGCCCCCAATGAATAATAAAGAGATATCTTTATGGCAAGAGGAATCACTGTTTTCTTGCCATGCAGCCGGTTCAGACGTCGCCGCGCGTGGTGCTGAGGGTGGCTTTTTCCCAATTTGATTGTCGCTCATATCTGTTCCGTTCATAACTAGGTCGCAACAGTAAGTTCGTTATTCCGCCTTCGGACGGCGAATATTCGTACGAACGTGGTGCGTTCCTGCCGTCGATCTAATCAGGTTAATTACACGGCGCGCGGAGTCAATCACATGGTAGTCGCCCGGCGCACCTGCCTCACCAGTCGCGTCATGTTGAGCTATCGTGATTCGCACAGCATCCACTACATCTTCGGGATTCAGTCCAGTGGTAATAATCCCGCCAGTGTCAATGGCCTCGGGCCGTTCAATCGCATCGCGCATGGTCACGGCAGGGAAGCCCAAAATGGTCGATTCTTCAGAAATTGTGCCGGAATCAGAGACAACACAACGTGCAGCTTTCTGGAGCCGAACGTAGTCACTGAAACCCAGCGGCTTATGCAGAACAAGATCAGCACTGGCGTGAAGTCGGTACTGTTCGATGCGTTTACGGGTACGGGGATGCGTGGAAACTAACATTGGTACTTCTTGGTCGATGGCAACAGCTGCCAACGATTCCAGGACGGACTGTAGTCTTTCGGGCGAGTCTACATTCTCTTCCCTGTGGATCGACGCTACCAAGTAGTGCCCCTCGACCAACCCCAAACGTTCCAATACATCAGACTCTTCGATACGCTGTGCGTAATAATCGAGCACTTCTCGCATGGGGGATCCCATATGGATCACGCGCGAGGGGTGCAAACCTTCGGCCAGTAGGTTCCTTCTAGAGTGCTCTGTATAGACCAAATTGTAATCAGCAACGTGGTCCACTAAGTGACGATTAATTTCCTCTGGGACATTTGGATCAAAAGACCGGTTTCCTGCTTCGAGATGGTAAACAGGAATATGCATCCTTTTTGCCATGACTGCAGAAATGCATGAGTTAGTGTCTCCAAGTACTACCACGGCGTCTGGCATCTCCCGAAGAAGGACCTGCTCAGTCCCCCGTAGGACATCGCCCAATGTCGCACCAAGTGAGCTTGTGTCAACGTTGAGGAAATGATCAGGCCGACGCATACCGAGATCTTCAAAGAAGATCTCGTTCAGTTCATAATCGTAGTTTTGCCCAGTATGAACCAAAATGTGATTAGTGTGCTCCTCGAGGGCGGCAATAATTCTAGAAAGCCGGATAATTTCAGGCCTAGTTCCGACTACGGTAACAACCTTTAAACGTCCGCTCATTTCAAACCCTTTCGGCGATCGTATCTGGATTAACTGGATCGAAAATATCGTTCGTCCAGAAGGACGTATATAACAAATCGTCCCCGGTATTGGTAATCTTATGGGCCCACATGGTTGGCATATCAATTGCCATTGGTGTATCTCCTGTGACCTCAAATGTGTGCACTTCTTCGGTGAAAAGTCGTCGCATTGCGATTGTTGCCTGTCCGGCGAGGACAGTAAACCTTTCAACCTTTCGGCGATGAAAATGGTCCCCTCTCGTAATCCCTGGAACCGTGGTAGAAAACGACGACTGACCGCTTCCTCCATGGGATCGAATAATTTCGAAAAAAGCACCCCGATTGTCTGCATGTCGTGCCAAACTAATAGGAGTTAACGAATCAAAAGTAAACGATCGATAGGTATTGAAGAGGTCTCGGTCAAACCTATTGGTAATATCTGGAATCTCGCCAGTTTGATAAATATCGGCAAATCCCGTCAGTCGACTCAATAGACCAGACACTGTCTCTTTTATCTCGAGCGCGGATTGCGATTCTTCACTTGCTGCACCCGTGAGAAGATCCGCCGCATTCTGAGCATGAAGCAGTGTAAGTTGCTTATCGTGCTCCACAGTCGGGGCTTCTCCACGGGCAAGAAGGTGCGAGAAGGTGGCCGTAACCGCATTGTAGAAAGGTCGACCATGTTCACCAAAGAGGTTGGGGAGTCGCAGGTCCACGTACTTAAGGTCCAGCTCGGAAGCTACGCTGGCTAGAATATCGCCTGCCTTTGCCTTAGCCTCTCCATAAACAGTTCCGTTCCCAGCCTGCGATGAGTTTGCATAAGCAATGACTGAAGGTGGCGATTCAGAGTTTCGAAGGGCTTCTGCAATCTGTTTAGCGAACAGAACATTGCCGTCCTGCACTTCGTTATCAGTCGCGCGGTTTACTCCCGCAATGTGAATTAGCCGCGATACACCAGTAACAGCATTGGTCGCCGATTTAAGATCAAAGTTCGTACCAACCGGAATTTCCCGTGCGAACGTGTTCGATTCCCGAAGTGCGACCTTTGCGTGCCAACCTAGAAAGCCTCTGGCGCCCGTAAGGGCTACCTCATGCCCTCCCGTTGTCTGCAATTTATTAATCTCAGTCATGCTGACGGCTCCTCCCTCACAAGTTGCTGGATCTCGGGGAGGCGCATTAGAAGTTTTTTAGTTT
This genomic window contains:
- a CDS encoding polysaccharide biosynthesis C-terminal domain-containing protein — protein: MTEINKLQTTGGHEVALTGARGFLGWHAKVALRESNTFAREIPVGTNFDLKSATNAVTGVSRLIHIAGVNRATDNEVQDGNVLFAKQIAEALRNSESPPSVIAYANSSQAGNGTVYGEAKAKAGDILASVASELDLKYVDLRLPNLFGEHGRPFYNAVTATFSHLLARGEAPTVEHDKQLTLLHAQNAADLLTGAASEESQSALEIKETVSGLLSRLTGFADIYQTGEIPDITNRFDRDLFNTYRSFTFDSLTPISLARHADNRGAFFEIIRSHGGSGQSSFSTTVPGITRGDHFHRRKVERFTVLAGQATIAMRRLFTEEVHTFEVTGDTPMAIDMPTMWAHKITNTGDDLLYTSFWTNDIFDPVNPDTIAERV
- the wecB gene encoding non-hydrolyzing UDP-N-acetylglucosamine 2-epimerase, encoding MSGRLKVVTVVGTRPEIIRLSRIIAALEEHTNHILVHTGQNYDYELNEIFFEDLGMRRPDHFLNVDTSSLGATLGDVLRGTEQVLLREMPDAVVVLGDTNSCISAVMAKRMHIPVYHLEAGNRSFDPNVPEEINRHLVDHVADYNLVYTEHSRRNLLAEGLHPSRVIHMGSPMREVLDYYAQRIEESDVLERLGLVEGHYLVASIHREENVDSPERLQSVLESLAAVAIDQEVPMLVSTHPRTRKRIEQYRLHASADLVLHKPLGFSDYVRLQKAARCVVSDSGTISEESTILGFPAVTMRDAIERPEAIDTGGIITTGLNPEDVVDAVRITIAQHDATGEAGAPGDYHVIDSARRVINLIRSTAGTHHVRTNIRRPKAE